One window from the genome of Faecalibacterium sp. HTF-F encodes:
- a CDS encoding GDSL-type esterase/lipase family protein codes for MGISHEYHSAPRRARHGTVSGRLRFLGAVIAILLVSYAITAILEKGAEGADDTPSTNAGGIAENILAPLPMQGEADSSSAAPDGSIGTPDAVTLEAFGPAKQTAGAYTVKAYDASVIRQPSCGQVDLSYFADAAFLGDSLTVGFSDYQINLGGALICGYTGVGPDAIVNRSAVKSPTRGQEVALDVLAAAQPRKLYILLGTNTLTTLGASDRFLAYYGQMLDMLREALGEDCTIYVQSIPPVRPTVAAEKPGLATDVLRGVNEQLAQMAASKGCVYLDLWETLADGEGNLKEMLAAPDGVHLSAGNGYGAWVTYLRNHAKYSADNSWTMGSVYSAQ; via the coding sequence ATGGGCATTTCACACGAATATCATTCGGCACCGCGCCGGGCACGGCACGGTACCGTCAGCGGCAGGCTGCGCTTTCTGGGCGCAGTGATCGCAATTTTGCTGGTATCCTACGCCATCACCGCTATTCTGGAAAAAGGCGCAGAGGGCGCGGACGATACCCCGTCCACCAATGCAGGCGGCATTGCCGAGAACATTCTGGCCCCGCTGCCCATGCAGGGCGAGGCAGACAGCAGCAGTGCCGCACCGGACGGCAGTATCGGCACACCGGACGCCGTCACTCTGGAAGCATTTGGCCCAGCAAAGCAGACCGCCGGAGCGTACACCGTAAAGGCCTATGACGCCAGTGTGATCCGTCAGCCCAGCTGTGGGCAGGTGGATCTGAGCTATTTTGCGGATGCGGCTTTTCTGGGCGACAGCCTGACCGTGGGCTTCTCGGATTACCAGATCAATCTGGGCGGGGCGCTCATCTGCGGCTATACCGGCGTGGGCCCGGATGCCATCGTGAACCGCAGCGCGGTCAAGAGCCCCACCCGCGGGCAGGAGGTGGCACTGGATGTGCTGGCGGCCGCGCAGCCCAGAAAGCTGTATATCCTGCTGGGCACCAACACCCTCACCACACTGGGCGCTTCGGATCGCTTCCTTGCCTACTATGGCCAGATGCTGGATATGCTGCGCGAGGCTTTGGGCGAGGACTGCACCATTTACGTGCAGTCCATCCCGCCGGTGCGGCCCACTGTGGCAGCAGAAAAGCCTGGCCTTGCCACCGATGTGCTGCGGGGGGTGAACGAGCAGCTGGCCCAGATGGCGGCCAGCAAGGGCTGCGTTTACCTTGACCTGTGGGAGACCCTTGCCGACGGCGAGGGCAACCTGAAGGAGATGCTTGCCGCACCGGATGGTGTGCATCTGAGCGCCGGCAACGGCTATGGCGCGTGGGTCACCTACCTGCGCAACCATGCAAAGTACAGCGCGGACAATTCCTGGACGATGGGCAGCGTGTACAGCGCACAGTAA
- a CDS encoding 6-phosphofructokinase — translation MAKNVIIGQSGGPTAVINSSLAGVYKAACSLGADKVYGMKYGIEGLLKEEMLELNVLLDDRMSIELLKRTPSSYLGSCRYKLPDPDVDSTPFIKLFTLFDKYDICAVFYIGGNDSMDTIAKLSRYGDRVGSSVRFIGVPKTIDNDLCLTDHTPGYGSAAKYIATILKEVIRDSSVYDIRSVTVAEIMGRHAGWLAGAACLAGGDDCEGPDLILLPEVPFDQDKFLARVDELQRRKSNVIIAASEGVKTADGTYLCDLVSTAGQLDAFGHKAVLSGTSRYLSDLIHDKLNCKSRAIEFSTLQRCASHLASRTDVNEAYAVGGAAAAAAFAGETGRMIALNRISAYPYQCITESVDVQQVANLEKKVPLDWISPDGMQVTAAFEEYARPLILDEVTPVYVNGTPRHIRL, via the coding sequence ATGGCCAAGAACGTGATCATTGGTCAGAGCGGCGGCCCTACCGCCGTGATCAACTCCAGTCTGGCGGGCGTGTACAAAGCAGCCTGCAGTCTGGGCGCAGACAAGGTGTACGGCATGAAGTACGGCATCGAGGGTCTGCTCAAGGAGGAAATGCTGGAGCTGAACGTCCTGCTGGACGACCGCATGAGCATCGAACTGCTCAAGCGCACCCCGTCCAGCTATCTGGGTAGCTGCCGTTACAAGCTGCCGGACCCGGATGTGGACTCCACACCCTTCATCAAACTGTTCACCCTGTTTGACAAGTACGACATCTGCGCGGTGTTCTACATTGGCGGCAACGACTCCATGGACACCATCGCAAAGCTTTCCCGCTACGGTGACCGTGTCGGCAGCAGTGTGCGGTTCATCGGTGTGCCCAAGACCATCGACAACGACCTGTGTCTGACCGACCACACCCCCGGCTACGGCTCTGCCGCCAAGTACATCGCCACCATTTTAAAGGAAGTCATCCGGGATTCCTCCGTGTATGACATCCGCAGCGTGACCGTGGCCGAGATCATGGGTCGCCACGCGGGCTGGCTGGCCGGTGCGGCCTGCCTTGCCGGCGGCGACGACTGCGAGGGCCCGGATCTGATCCTGCTGCCTGAGGTGCCCTTCGATCAGGACAAGTTCCTTGCCCGGGTGGACGAGCTGCAGCGCCGCAAGTCCAACGTCATCATCGCTGCCAGCGAGGGCGTCAAGACTGCCGACGGCACCTATCTGTGCGATCTGGTGTCCACTGCCGGTCAGCTAGATGCCTTTGGCCACAAGGCCGTGCTCAGCGGCACCAGCCGCTACCTGTCCGACCTGATTCACGACAAGCTGAACTGTAAGAGCCGCGCCATTGAGTTCTCCACCCTGCAGCGCTGCGCCAGCCATCTGGCCAGCCGCACGGACGTGAACGAGGCCTACGCTGTGGGCGGTGCCGCAGCCGCCGCCGCTTTTGCGGGCGAGACCGGCCGCATGATCGCGCTCAATCGCATTTCCGCTTATCCCTACCAGTGCATCACCGAGTCGGTGGATGTGCAGCAGGTGGCAAACCTTGAAAAGAAGGTGCCGCTGGACTGGATCAGCCCCGACGGGATGCAGGTGACGGCTGCTTTTGAGGAGTATGCCCGTCCGCTGATCCTGGACGAGGTGACCCCCGTTTACGTCAACGGCACCCCGCGCCACATCCGTCTGTAA
- a CDS encoding D-2-hydroxyacid dehydrogenase has translation MKAVILEDYAIQQGDLDWSGVEALVPDVTRYGRTAPEEVVPRIGDAEIVFLNKCRIDETVLARCPKLRWVGIIATGTDNLDLQACRRHGVAVANVPGYSTHSVAQMTFSLLLAICQCADRYDRLVQDGRWRTEDPAAYRLLPQVELLGKTFGIFGYGSIGRQTARIARAFGMEVLVCTRTVRPEYAADGVEFVDFDALLARSDVLSLHCPATPATRGLVNADSLARAKPGMILLNTARGALVDEQAVADALKNGQLAFYGADAFGTEPLPQESPLRGLPNALLTPHIAWATNEALQRLIDITTNNLRTWLDGAGENIVNA, from the coding sequence ATGAAAGCAGTTATTCTGGAAGACTATGCCATACAGCAGGGAGATCTGGACTGGTCGGGCGTGGAAGCGCTGGTGCCGGACGTCACCCGCTATGGACGCACCGCGCCGGAGGAGGTGGTGCCGCGCATCGGGGATGCAGAGATCGTGTTCCTGAACAAGTGCCGCATCGACGAAACCGTTCTGGCCCGGTGTCCGAAGCTCCGGTGGGTGGGCATCATCGCCACCGGCACCGACAACCTTGACCTGCAGGCCTGCCGCCGCCATGGCGTGGCTGTGGCCAATGTGCCGGGCTATTCTACGCACAGTGTGGCGCAGATGACCTTCAGCCTGCTGCTGGCCATCTGCCAGTGTGCTGACCGCTATGACCGTCTTGTGCAGGACGGCCGGTGGCGCACCGAAGATCCCGCTGCCTACCGGCTGCTGCCGCAGGTGGAGCTGCTGGGCAAGACCTTTGGCATCTTCGGCTACGGCAGCATTGGGCGGCAGACCGCCCGCATTGCCAGAGCCTTTGGCATGGAGGTGCTGGTGTGCACCCGCACCGTGCGGCCGGAGTACGCCGCCGACGGGGTGGAGTTCGTGGACTTTGACGCCCTGCTGGCCCGCAGCGATGTGCTCAGCCTGCACTGCCCGGCCACGCCCGCCACGCGCGGACTGGTCAATGCAGACTCCCTTGCCAGGGCAAAGCCCGGCATGATCCTGCTGAACACCGCCCGCGGTGCGCTGGTGGACGAGCAGGCCGTGGCCGATGCGCTGAAAAACGGGCAGCTGGCCTTTTACGGGGCAGACGCTTTTGGCACCGAGCCACTGCCGCAGGAAAGCCCGCTGCGGGGCCTGCCCAACGCCCTGCTGACGCCGCACATCGCATGGGCCACCAACGAAGCCCTGCAGCGGCTGATAGACATTACCACCAACAACCTGCGCACATGGCTGGATGGCGCAGGAGAGAACATTGTGAACGCATAA
- a CDS encoding NAD-dependent protein deacylase — MVQALEEIIAKSSSIVFFGGAGVSTESGIPDFRSVDGLYHQKYAYPPETILSHTFWEENPEEFYRFYRDKLIVKGAKPNAAHLRLAKLEREGRLKAVVTQNIDGLHQAAGSRTVYELHGSTLRNYCTRCGKFYEVDFIADSTGVPRCTECGGIVKPDVVLYEEGLDEEVLSGAVNAIRHADTLIIGGTSLVVYPAAGLIRYFRGDHLVVINMQPTGADAEADLCIAKPIGQVLSEDVTLDL, encoded by the coding sequence ATGGTACAGGCATTGGAAGAGATCATTGCCAAAAGCAGCAGCATCGTGTTCTTTGGCGGGGCGGGCGTTTCCACCGAGAGCGGCATCCCGGACTTCCGCAGTGTGGACGGACTTTATCATCAGAAGTACGCCTACCCGCCGGAAACCATCCTGAGCCACACCTTCTGGGAGGAGAACCCGGAGGAGTTTTACCGTTTTTACCGCGATAAGCTCATCGTGAAGGGGGCAAAGCCCAACGCGGCCCACCTGCGGCTGGCAAAGCTGGAACGGGAGGGCAGGCTGAAAGCGGTCGTCACCCAGAACATCGACGGCCTGCATCAGGCGGCGGGCAGCCGCACGGTGTACGAGCTGCACGGCAGCACCCTGCGCAACTACTGCACCCGATGCGGCAAATTCTACGAGGTGGACTTTATTGCAGACAGCACCGGCGTGCCCCGCTGCACCGAATGCGGCGGCATCGTAAAACCCGACGTGGTGCTGTATGAGGAAGGGCTGGACGAAGAGGTGCTGTCCGGCGCGGTGAACGCCATCCGTCATGCAGATACCCTCATCATCGGCGGCACCAGTCTGGTGGTGTACCCGGCAGCGGGGCTCATCCGGTACTTCCGGGGCGACCATCTGGTGGTCATCAACATGCAGCCCACCGGGGCCGATGCCGAAGCCGACCTGTGCATCGCAAAGCCCATTGGTCAGGTGCTGAGCGAGGACGTAACGCTGGATCTGTAA
- a CDS encoding aminotransferase class I/II-fold pyridoxal phosphate-dependent enzyme, protein MKFSKRLDLFGDEIFAALNERKVELEAQGRTIYNLSVGTPDFAPAEHIRKAMMDAAADPQNWKYSLRDLPELLDAVCGYYKRRFGVEITPDQVASCAGSQEGVGHIGMVLCDEGDTVLLPTPCYPVFIAGSLLGGAKPWYYPLTKEHGFLPYVKDIPEDVARKAKYMIVSLPANPVGSVGTPELYAELVAFAKKYDILIIHDNAYSDIIFDGAVGNSFFNTPGAMDVGVEFFSLSKSFNVTGARISFLVGRRDVVAAFKKLRGQIDFGMFLPVQKAAIAALTGPLDMVKAQCGLYQQRRDALCGGLRSIGWNVPDSHGSMFVWAPIPAKYAKSMDFCLELVEKSGVLCTPGSSFGPLGEGYVRFALTLPPERIAEAVNSIKESGILN, encoded by the coding sequence ATGAAATTTTCCAAACGACTGGACTTGTTCGGCGATGAGATCTTCGCCGCACTGAACGAACGCAAGGTGGAACTGGAAGCTCAGGGCCGTACCATTTATAATCTGAGCGTCGGCACGCCGGACTTTGCGCCCGCCGAGCACATCCGCAAGGCCATGATGGACGCAGCCGCCGACCCGCAGAACTGGAAGTACAGCCTGCGCGACCTGCCTGAGCTGCTGGATGCTGTGTGCGGCTACTACAAGCGTCGCTTCGGCGTAGAGATCACGCCGGATCAGGTGGCCAGCTGCGCCGGCAGTCAGGAGGGCGTGGGCCACATCGGCATGGTGCTGTGCGATGAGGGCGACACCGTGCTGCTGCCCACCCCCTGCTACCCGGTGTTCATTGCGGGCAGTCTGCTGGGCGGCGCAAAGCCCTGGTATTACCCGCTGACCAAAGAGCATGGTTTCCTGCCTTACGTGAAGGACATCCCGGAGGATGTGGCCCGCAAGGCAAAGTACATGATCGTCTCCCTGCCCGCAAACCCGGTGGGCAGCGTGGGCACGCCGGAGCTGTACGCCGAACTGGTGGCCTTTGCAAAGAAGTACGACATCCTCATTATCCACGACAACGCCTACAGCGACATCATCTTTGACGGGGCCGTGGGCAACAGCTTCTTCAACACGCCCGGTGCCATGGATGTGGGCGTGGAGTTCTTCAGCCTTTCCAAAAGCTTCAACGTCACCGGTGCCCGCATCAGCTTCCTTGTGGGCCGCAGGGACGTGGTAGCCGCCTTTAAAAAGCTGCGCGGTCAGATCGATTTCGGCATGTTCCTGCCGGTGCAGAAAGCCGCCATCGCCGCCCTGACCGGCCCGCTGGACATGGTAAAGGCCCAGTGCGGCCTGTACCAGCAGCGCCGCGATGCCCTGTGCGGCGGTCTGCGTTCCATCGGCTGGAATGTGCCGGACAGCCACGGCAGCATGTTCGTGTGGGCTCCCATCCCGGCAAAGTATGCAAAGAGCATGGACTTCTGTCTGGAACTTGTGGAAAAGAGCGGCGTGCTGTGCACCCCGGGTTCCAGCTTCGGCCCCTTGGGTGAAGGCTATGTGCGCTTTGCCCTCACCCTGCCGCCGGAGCGCATTGCCGAGGCGGTGAATTCCATCAAAGAGAGCGGTATCCTGAACTAA
- a CDS encoding 2-hydroxyacyl-CoA dehydratase, whose product MEYNYPKFTPEMKKTHTILIPNMAITQFRLLEYALRYDGYKCEILGNCGSAVAQLGLKYVHNDTCYPALLVIGQFLDALNSGKYDLDHTALLITQTGGGCRASNYIHLLRKALVKAGYPQIPVASLNFSGLEKDSGFQMTLPLARRALACIFYGDMLCALRNQVAPYENEKGAADKMVDLWVERLGRVLLAGKGYTAGEMKHTFPLIAKDFAAIPVTRVPKVKVGVVGEIYVKYSPLGNNDLQKFLESQDCEVNFPGLMGFVQYCAFNMGEDHVLYGGKLAVKIGIDQFLNWLDGIERTMLKAEADAGFYAPGPFKELVEKPKGIISLGAKMGEGWLLTAEMIELVQGGYGNIVCAQPFGCLPNHIVGKGMVNKIRALYPGANITPIDYDPSATKVNQENRIKLMLAVAKERLNAPVEAKSLTAEEIAGGAPKVGAVV is encoded by the coding sequence ATGGAATACAATTATCCCAAATTTACCCCGGAGATGAAGAAGACCCATACCATCCTCATCCCCAACATGGCCATTACCCAGTTCCGCCTGCTGGAGTACGCCCTGCGTTACGACGGCTACAAGTGCGAGATCCTGGGCAACTGCGGCAGTGCTGTGGCACAGCTGGGCCTGAAATACGTTCACAACGACACCTGCTATCCGGCCCTGCTGGTCATTGGCCAGTTTCTGGACGCACTGAACAGCGGCAAGTATGATCTGGACCACACCGCCCTGCTCATCACCCAGACCGGCGGCGGCTGCCGTGCCTCCAACTATATCCATCTGCTGCGCAAGGCACTGGTGAAGGCCGGATATCCGCAGATCCCGGTGGCCAGCCTGAACTTCTCGGGTCTGGAAAAGGACAGCGGCTTCCAGATGACCCTGCCGCTGGCCCGCCGTGCACTGGCCTGCATTTTCTACGGCGACATGTTGTGCGCCCTGCGCAATCAGGTGGCACCTTATGAGAACGAGAAGGGTGCTGCCGATAAGATGGTAGACCTGTGGGTGGAGCGTCTGGGCCGTGTGCTGCTGGCGGGCAAGGGCTACACCGCCGGGGAGATGAAGCACACCTTCCCCCTCATCGCAAAGGATTTTGCTGCCATCCCCGTTACCCGGGTGCCTAAGGTCAAGGTGGGCGTTGTGGGCGAGATCTATGTCAAGTACAGCCCGCTGGGCAACAACGACCTGCAGAAGTTTCTGGAAAGTCAGGACTGTGAGGTGAACTTCCCGGGCCTGATGGGCTTTGTGCAGTACTGCGCCTTCAACATGGGCGAGGATCATGTGCTGTACGGCGGCAAGCTGGCGGTGAAGATCGGCATCGATCAGTTCCTCAACTGGCTGGATGGCATCGAGCGCACCATGCTCAAGGCCGAGGCCGACGCAGGCTTCTACGCCCCCGGCCCCTTCAAGGAGCTGGTGGAAAAGCCCAAGGGCATCATTTCGCTGGGTGCCAAGATGGGCGAGGGCTGGCTGCTGACCGCCGAGATGATCGAGCTGGTGCAGGGCGGCTACGGCAACATCGTGTGCGCCCAGCCCTTCGGCTGCCTGCCCAACCACATCGTGGGCAAGGGCATGGTGAACAAGATCCGCGCCCTGTACCCCGGTGCCAACATTACCCCCATCGATTACGACCCCAGTGCCACCAAGGTCAATCAGGAGAACCGCATCAAGCTGATGCTGGCAGTGGCCAAGGAGCGCCTGAATGCCCCGGTGGAGGCAAAGTCCCTGACGGCAGAGGAGATCGCAGGCGGCGCACCCAAAGTCGGCGCAGTGGTCTGA
- a CDS encoding methylated-DNA--[protein]-cysteine S-methyltransferase produces MNVWYVNSILGTFRLEEEDNAICGLALCPDGVPELEPLPRKVCETPLLQEAEEQLNEYFAGARREFDLPLAPKGTPFQKAVWAEMCRIPYGETRTYGQLAAAIGRPSACRAVGGACHSNPIAILQPCHRVVGRSGRLTGYAYGVEMKQYLLELEQG; encoded by the coding sequence TTGAACGTCTGGTATGTGAACAGCATTCTGGGCACCTTCCGGCTGGAAGAGGAGGACAATGCCATCTGTGGACTGGCCCTCTGCCCGGACGGGGTGCCGGAGCTGGAGCCCCTGCCCCGCAAAGTATGCGAGACGCCCCTTCTGCAGGAGGCCGAGGAACAGCTGAACGAATACTTTGCCGGGGCGCGCAGGGAATTCGACCTGCCGCTGGCCCCCAAGGGCACCCCCTTCCAGAAAGCGGTCTGGGCCGAGATGTGCCGCATCCCCTACGGCGAGACCCGCACCTACGGCCAGCTGGCCGCTGCCATTGGCAGGCCCTCTGCCTGCCGGGCCGTGGGCGGAGCCTGCCACAGCAACCCCATCGCCATCCTTCAGCCCTGCCACCGGGTGGTGGGCCGCAGCGGCCGCCTGACCGGCTACGCCTACGGCGTGGAGATGAAGCAGTATCTGCTGGAGCTGGAACAGGGGTAA
- a CDS encoding peptidoglycan-binding domain-containing protein, whose product MARLLIYDAYENKVYTYANLNENDPMPYSTGTTLRVREFRGKSASPTLWTTIAAMEAWNLTRRKYGKGIPVGYAFRRIWEGGHGTRSQHYAGVSFDVGQSLTQTARTAIYNAARGTGAWGYVEPLSQTPTWVHMDRRYGTPACSGTTAGYPTLRRGSRGCYVMILQDALSTLGYQTGSRIDGIFGARTEEALKGFQRRTSLRVDGVCGCSSWKKISTAVIGVGRTKTTID is encoded by the coding sequence ATGGCACGTCTTCTGATCTACGACGCCTACGAGAACAAGGTCTACACCTACGCGAACCTGAACGAGAACGACCCCATGCCCTACAGCACCGGCACCACCCTGCGGGTGCGGGAGTTCCGGGGAAAATCTGCCAGCCCCACCCTGTGGACCACCATTGCGGCCATGGAAGCGTGGAACCTGACCCGCCGCAAGTACGGCAAGGGCATCCCGGTGGGGTATGCCTTCCGCCGCATCTGGGAGGGCGGCCACGGCACCCGCAGCCAGCACTACGCGGGCGTATCCTTTGACGTAGGCCAGAGCCTGACCCAGACTGCCCGCACGGCCATCTACAATGCGGCCCGGGGCACCGGGGCATGGGGCTATGTGGAGCCGCTGAGCCAGACCCCCACATGGGTGCACATGGACCGCCGCTACGGCACGCCTGCCTGCAGCGGCACCACGGCAGGCTACCCCACCCTGCGGCGGGGAAGCCGCGGTTGCTATGTGATGATCCTGCAGGACGCGCTTTCCACGCTGGGCTACCAGACCGGGAGCCGCATCGACGGCATCTTCGGTGCCCGGACGGAGGAAGCGCTGAAAGGCTTCCAGCGGCGCACGAGCCTGCGTGTGGACGGTGTGTGTGGCTGCAGCAGCTGGAAAAAGATCAGCACCGCCGTCATCGGCGTGGGGCGGACAAAAACGACGATCGATTAG
- a CDS encoding 6-phosphofructokinase, producing MGKNAIVGQSGGPTSVINASLAGVFESCKSRGADIVYGMCNGVAGLLEERVVDLSTVLTDDLDIELLKRTPSSFLGSCRYKLPDWHEDETVYKKLFAILEKLNIGYFFYIGGNDSMDTIGKLAEYGERIQSDIRFMGVPKTIDNDLMVTDHTPGYGSAAKYIGVVMKEIIRDATVYGTKYVTVVEIMGRNAGWLTAAAALAKSDDCEGVDMICLPEVPFNVEHFIEKVRVMQEKKPSIVIAVSEGVKLEDGRYVCELADDVHAVDAFGHKALTGTARYLANVVARNLDTKTRCIELSTLQRCAGHLTSRTDITEAYQVGGAAAKAAFEGVTGQMVALKRISNSPYQCTTELHPISEVANLEKKVPLSWMNANHTQMTDEFLAYARPLIQAELTPLYIAGLPHHIYMKNQK from the coding sequence ATGGGTAAAAATGCAATCGTTGGTCAGTCTGGCGGTCCTACTTCCGTCATCAATGCAAGCCTTGCGGGCGTCTTTGAGAGCTGCAAGAGCCGCGGCGCAGACATCGTCTACGGCATGTGCAATGGCGTTGCCGGTCTGCTGGAGGAGCGGGTGGTGGATCTTTCCACCGTGCTGACGGACGATCTGGACATCGAGCTGCTCAAGCGCACCCCGTCCAGCTTCCTCGGCAGCTGCCGCTACAAGTTGCCCGACTGGCATGAGGACGAGACCGTCTATAAAAAGCTGTTCGCCATTCTGGAAAAGCTGAACATCGGCTACTTCTTCTACATCGGCGGCAACGACTCCATGGACACCATCGGCAAGCTGGCCGAGTACGGCGAGCGCATCCAGAGCGACATCCGCTTTATGGGCGTGCCCAAGACCATCGACAACGACCTGATGGTCACCGACCACACCCCCGGCTACGGCTCTGCTGCCAAGTACATCGGCGTGGTGATGAAGGAGATCATCCGCGACGCCACCGTGTACGGCACCAAGTACGTCACCGTGGTGGAGATCATGGGCCGCAACGCAGGCTGGCTGACCGCTGCCGCTGCTCTGGCAAAGAGCGACGACTGCGAGGGCGTGGACATGATCTGCCTGCCCGAAGTGCCCTTCAACGTGGAGCACTTCATTGAGAAGGTGCGCGTGATGCAGGAAAAGAAGCCCAGCATCGTTATTGCCGTGTCCGAAGGCGTCAAGCTGGAGGATGGCCGTTACGTCTGTGAGCTGGCCGACGATGTGCACGCTGTGGACGCCTTTGGCCACAAGGCCCTGACCGGCACCGCCCGGTATCTGGCCAACGTAGTGGCCCGCAATCTGGACACCAAGACCCGCTGCATCGAGCTTTCCACCCTGCAGCGCTGCGCAGGCCATCTGACCAGCCGCACCGACATCACTGAGGCCTATCAGGTAGGCGGTGCTGCTGCCAAGGCTGCTTTTGAGGGTGTCACCGGCCAGATGGTGGCCCTGAAGCGCATCTCCAACAGCCCGTACCAGTGCACCACCGAGCTTCACCCCATCAGCGAGGTGGCAAACCTCGAAAAGAAGGTGCCGCTGAGCTGGATGAACGCCAACCACACCCAGATGACCGATGAGTTTCTGGCTTATGCCCGTCCGCTGATTCAGGCCGAGCTGACCCCGCTGTACATTGCCGGTCTGCCCCACCACATCTACATGAAGAATCAGAAGTGA